The nucleotide sequence GTGCGATCACATTTACTGGTATATAAATCCCAAACTTTAATAGTTTTGTCTGCACTTGCACTAGCTAGAGCGTTCCTGAAGTTCATAAGGAGTCATCAGCAGGGGTCCAATAAGTGAACAGACAACAAGGGAGGCAACCACTCAAGTTGTAACGTAAACGCACCTCACCACTGCATTCCATGCAAGTCCGAGCACAGAACTTTTGTGGCTACCCTCCTTGTATATTTTTCCCTGCACATGACATGCCAAATGAATAATGTAGCTAGGATTTCAAGGAAAAAAATGAACGCTCACCCGCGCAACAATGAAATATTAGTAGCATACCTTCTCCCCCTTAACCTTTTCTCTGTTTTTTGAAAGTCCTCCTAGCACAATATGTGGTTTGACCTCATCAACCTGTGTAATAACATCAAAGCCCAACAACAAAACATAAATTTCTTTGAAGAAAAACAACTCATGGTCGTATGAAGTAATAGTGTCGTATGTCTCTGAGAACATTACAATATCCAAGTTCCATATTTCAATTGCAGGATCCATGGTTCCAACAGCAATGAAATTCCCTGTAGTGAGGAATAGAATAAGCCTTCATTTATTTGTTTAACAGAAACAAAGCAGCACTCTTTGCTTCTTAAAACTCAAGTGACACCAATTTTACCTTCTTTCTTGGCATCCTTAAAGTTAAAATCCATCCAAGCCGTGCAGAGTGGAAAATCTGAGAGAGGGACCTCATGATGAACATACATATTAAGATCCCCGTCCTCCAATTCTTCCACTATACTAACCTGTCATAGATAATAAAGTTTTACATGTCACATCTTACATGCATATAACCGGGCATACATACTATATGAGCTAGTAATGTCCAGCACAGAGAGGGAAATGCAGGGTTAAAATGTGAAATAAGCACATTCTGTATGCACAGTAAACAATACTCTGCTGACATCAACTAAATTTGAGAATACAAATCTATTCAGTCCAACAAGAATAATGCTCCACATAAATGTTTCCGCTTTGCCTTCTTGTTACTAGAAGACTTCCAGAATCAGAGAAAAAGAACGACAGCTACATTTTTAGCAAATGCAGAGAAAAAGAGTTGATAACTTGACACTTGCCTGAAGAGAGTTAAACTCATCCTCGTTGTGTGCACAAACAATCAGCATATCAGTAGGTTTGATAGCCATGTCTTCAATCTCCTCGTcgtcttcatcaccatcatcatcctaATAAAGCAGAGAAGGTGGCTCATTCACCTACAATGTAATGCTGATGCCACCACCAAGAACAAAAAAGAGCAATACATCTCCGGAATGGCAAGAGAAATCATACTCACATCGCTGTTCCTGATGAGATGAGGGTCCTCTTCGTTGTTCTCATAGTACAAATCCCCCCTCCCGCCGGCACTGAGAAGCTCAGGCTCTGACGCAAAATACGTACAGGTTGCAGTTCAAGCATCAGCCAGTGCCACACACAAGACAAGACATGATCGAATTGGCAGCCAAGGGGGCAGGGCAACCGGCAACGGGAGAACCTaccgtcatcctcgtcgtcgtagTCCTCCATGTGGAGCTCCTCAAGCCCATGGGAGACACCGCCGACGGCGCCTCCCGAGCCGGTCTTCCCGAGCGCCTCGGCGGCGACCTTGGCCTGGGCGACATCCTCATTCTCCTCCTCATCAGCGCCGTCGACCTCCATCTCGCCATAGTCAGCGTCGGCTTCGGCGTCACTGCCGTCGTCCCTGTGAGCAGAATGCACGGTCATGAGGTCGCCGCGACAGGGGCGAAACAGAGCaggggaggcgaggcgaggctGACTCTGTGGCGAGGGCGATGCTCCTCATGGCCTCGTCGATATCCTCCTGCGTGGGCGGGTCCGCCTGGATTGGGGCGCTCCTGGCGGCGCCCCTGGGCACCCAAGACATGGACGAGATCATCTCCGGCGCGCCGGGCTTGGTGGCGCGAGCAAGCGGCGGTGGAGTGGGATGGGGACAGAGGTGAGGGACACGGGTTTGTTTCTTTTTTTCGTCTGGGAAAAAACGAGGGTTTTGTTTCTAGTCGGCTCGGAGGCGGCAGCTGGGCTTTTATTGGACTGGGCCGAGCGGGGCGGCGTGCTATGCCGTGTGACCCAGCCCACCTGGATGGGCCTCGTTTTGTTCTTGTCTCTCTTTTGTCGAAATCACTAATTAACGAGTACTTCTTTCAAAGATCGCTCCCATCTTTTCAGGTTGCCACACGTGACACACTGCATGCGCATCACTTGTCGCGACATGgaagtttttctttttttcgtaaccatttattcaaaacattttatctcttaaatcgtgtggccaaatcttgaaccgttttcattATTGGATTTTtcgcgtcgagatctttaaaactagatcacATGTTGACAGGTTTTGAAGATTTTCTTTTCATGAAAAAAATAGACGGAAAAACTGAACAGGGAgcatgttttttttctcttttcgaaAGAGGCATGGTCGtacctctcgtgaaagcacaaccgtgcctcttgcggaagcaaaattatgcctctcgcggaaggaaaaaaaacataaaatatattttttctgtttccgagaggcacacAACCATGCCTTCCGTGAAAGCAAAatcatgcttcttgtgaggacGGGGCGTCGACCCGTTGGCTAGGCAGCTGAGGTTGCTGCCAGTCCACCCGAGTTCGAGTCTCGGCACGGACGCGCGGTGCTCATAGAGTTTCTCCTATAAAGAAATgccaacgagggttagcccttggattagtctcatttttttcttttctaaaaagacagaaaacatgtttttttctgaGAGGCACGACCTCTCGTGAAAGCATGACCGTGGCTCTCATGAAAGCAAAACCGTAACTCTTATGAaataaaaaaacacatttttcgtTTTCAAGAGGCACGGCTCTCAGCAAAATCATGTCTATGGCGGAAAAaacgaaaacacattttttttttggttttggggaggcatgaccgtgcctctcacggaagtagaaaaagacgtagtgcaaaaaaatcaaaaagaaaaattattcaaaagctaaggaagaccagtGAAAAACCAGAaagtcaattttttttgaaaaaaaaacatttaaAAAGCTGAAAATGTGTGCGAATAAAATAAAATCGAAAGGAGCGTGCACGCGTGACGGCTGCTGCTCTCAGCCCACCCTAAGTAATCGTTGACAGGCTTCAGAAGGAGCTCCCGCCAGGACGCggagtttctgcacccgagctcaaatgagtttgggtgaacagtaaaatcaaaactaaatcaaaaaaatttaaaaaaatctaatttttttttgggagaaacattgacaaaagttttaagtGCTTACAAAAATTCGCCATGAAATCACAtttctagaaggcgtggcaaaaaaaacaaaattagtactctgaaaaagctactttcaaaagcattttggagcacttaatttgttttttttttgccacgctttacaggaatgtgatttcatgatgaatttttgcaagtacttagaacttttgtcaatatttctcccaaaaaaaatttagaattttttgaattttttttatttttttttgattttactgttcaccaagctcaaatgagctcgggagcagaaaggcaCTTTCGCTCCCGCCAACCTGTTGCTCCCCTCTTTTGTTGGTCCTTTTCCTAGAGTTGTTCTTCTCGGCCTGAAGTGTGGTTTGGTGAGTGCactgccatgccatgccatgccaagATAGGATCGAGTGtttctaaaaaaacagaaaaaggaaaagaaagaaagatAGGATCGAGTACGTAGGACACGCCGGAACCGAACAGGAACAGCCGCGCCAATCGCGTGCTCCGAAAGATCCTCAGCGGCGCAGTGTGGCCTGTGGCTGGCGCGCGCAGGCGGCCCCGCCTCCAGGCTCCATGCATGCATGTATGCGCGGGCAACGTGGCGGCGCACCACCGATAATGCTACACTTACGGGCCGCTGCTACGGACCAAGCGATACGCGCTGATGTGGAAACGTCCACGTCATCCCCACAGCCTACCCCTCTTGAGCAGAAAACAGCAGAAAAATTACTCGCGCACAACAGCTAGACCGTCCGCTCATCCCTTTTCTCTCCCGGGCGACGCGACGGCGACGGCCGACTGCTGGCGGCGAAGAGGATGTTCCCCAAGATCAGCGGCGGCGTGACATGGCGAGGGTCAGCGCGCTAAGTCGTACGCGGGCGGCGCTCGCGAGCTCTTGGTCTCCGGCGGCTGCGGCGCGAGATCTTtggtctccggcgacggcggcgcgagcTATTGGTCGTCGGCTGCGGCGGCGCGAACTCTTGGCCGGATTGTGCCACGGTGAGGTCCTCCATTGTTGTCAGGTCGAGCAACTAAAATCGCAAATATCCTGCATGTTGTGTGAAATTGCCCATGTCCCTTGGTTGTCTGATGATGTTACTTTTTGCTTGACAGATTCAGAGCTGTGTTAGATGCGTGATGAAAAAGTACCACACAAGATGCAGATTCTGATAACAGAAGCTAAACAAGCCAATACATTGTTCAATCTTGCATCATCAACACTATCATATGGTTGCCTGTGTATATCTTGTCAGGACATGTCATCTCTGCAAACAAGTGCAGACTCAATCCTTCTCTGAACATACCATCAGCTAGTGCCCTCCCTGTGAACATCTTCAGGATCCAGCAGAATTATCCAAAAGCTGTAAGCATCACCAGCAGCTGATGCAAAAAGGGCACAAAATCAAGGCAGTTCAGTAAGAAATATGTCTGTTGGAAACATCCCTATATATTGTTGTTGTTCCGTGATGTTGTACATTGTAAACATATCTCCCTATTCAGGGATTTAGTTAGCCACAACTGACTAGCACGTTCGTGCACTCATGTACTTGGCTGAGATCAATACAAAAGTGGGTTTCATCATATTCTTGCCTCTTACATTCTGTCATTGTGTTACTGAGACTGAAAGAGTATTTGTTACTGATGTTTCTGCTAGGATCGACATGAAAGAATCACCTAATCATTTGAACTGGAACTGAAAGTGGAATAAACTAATACTTGAACCATATAACAGAGACAAATTCAAGTCCCTTGGGCCGAAACAAGATGACAAAACATAAATCCGTCTACTTTTCTAGTGCCCTGGTGCCTATCAGGTATCAGGTATTACATTAAAGTTGACAAGTTCATACAAAATATTGCATTCAACATCTTCAAACTACGTAAACCATGTCCAAACTCTGGTCCATCATATCGTCGAGCCCTTAATTTTCATCGAAGTGTAATGCTGCAGAATTAGGCGCTACAGTCAACCCTTGCTGAACTTGAAACAGCATACTTGTATATTCTCCGAGAATTTGGGGCATAACCATTGTCGATGAACCTCCCAGTGATATTGTAATTGATCCTTGGGGTGGATTTATGTCGCCATTGGTAATGCCCAAGTCAAATGATTTCTGCTCCAAAGAAAGTGATAAATTTACATGGATGTTTAAGAGTTTACTAGAAATAAAAATGTGAGAAATAAGCATACCTCAGCCATGCTACTACAAGTTTGGCCATCTTGTTCCACAACATCTTGTTCTAGAATATCATCCTGTGATGATTTCCTTTTTTTATTGGACattttctttttcaaattcatggagCGAGCCTGAAATAAATACTTAGTAAGAAAACACGCACAAGTTTGGGTTATTATTTTCACAGAATAAAAACATAATATAGGGAGAATACCTTTTGTTCAGCTTCCTTTTGTGCAGCCTTCTTCTCTTCTTGTGCAGCCTTTTTCTTCTCCCTTAGTTcagctttcttcttcttttcatttgCTTGACGAATAAGCTTATCAACCTTGAATTCTTTTCTCTATGAAGGAGGACGTCCAGCACATCTAACAGCTATTGGACTTAGTATAGTTTTACTTGTTGTCTTCCCATCAGAAGGCGCCTCTTCCTGCAATTGATCTTTTGGTGCACTAACCTGATCCTTATTATTTTCAGAACTTGAGTTGCTAGAGTACTTAATTTTCAAGGTGCAGAGATCTTCAaccaatgaattgcatgaatcatctGACATGGCGCCTATCTCTGCAACTGGGTAGAAACTGTTGCATAATCTATCAAAACGATTTGCAACTGGAGTATCTTCCATGCCGCCATATGTGCATCTGATGAAGTTATGTTTTCTTTTCACATTTTTTCTCCACCGATCAAGAATGTATTATGGAGGAACCTCCTTGATTTTCTTGTGAGTGAGCACATATAACACATGCCTACAGAGAATCCCCCTGAACTCAAAGTGGCGA is from Triticum aestivum cultivar Chinese Spring chromosome 3A, IWGSC CS RefSeq v2.1, whole genome shotgun sequence and encodes:
- the LOC123059054 gene encoding uncharacterized WD repeat-containing protein C17D11.16, with amino-acid sequence MISSMSWVPRGAARSAPIQADPPTQEDIDEAMRSIALATEDDGSDAEADADYGEMEVDGADEEENEDVAQAKVAAEALGKTGSGGAVGGVSHGLEELHMEDYDDEDDEPELLSAGGRGDLYYENNEEDPHLIRNSDDDDGDEDDEEIEDMAIKPTDMLIVCAHNEDEFNSLQVSIVEELEDGDLNMYVHHEVPLSDFPLCTAWMDFNFKDAKKEGNFIAVGTMDPAIEIWNLDIVDEVKPHIVLGGLSKNREKVKGEKGKIYKEGSHKSSVLGLAWNAVVRNALASASADKTIKVWDLYTSKCDRTLQHHDDKVQSVAWRSPEVLLSGSFDRSVAMTDMRGDGRSCHKWSVEADVESLACDPHNEHTFVVSLENGTVQAFDTRTASSHSNCGQPMFTLHAHDKAVSSISFTPSTPNLLATGSTDNTVELWDLSNNQPSCVASLNPNLGAIFSVSFSNDSPFLLACGGSKGKLKVWNTLLEPAVANRFGK